The sequence AACGTTTCAAGAGCATTTCCGAcgtgatttttcttttttaccaaagaaattatttggttttaagTATACTAAGGAGTATATGTATAAgattcggttaatttaaataggtaaattattttaaaaatattttctcacaggttaaaaaaaaccatcagtataaatgtacaaatagattttatttatcaaatacaTAACTATAACTTTAGGTAAACGACTTAATAAACATCATAACCATACATGGGTCCCTCCATATAAGCTCTATGTTGGTCCGGTGAATTACGTCTAATACGACGTCCAATAGGTTCCAAGTCATTATAACATTTTGGAAATACTCTTTCAACTGCCTCAATAGCCTCCTTTCTTGTGACATTGCGAACAGCCAAAACAGATGCTAAAGCTTTTGATTTAACACAGttctgtaaaacaaaaatttcatgttagaaaagtataataaaaaaattataatttgttttatttttttacctgATGAGTTTCTTTGATATCGAACAAAGATGCATCACCTTGCATCATGGCACTTAAGAAAGAGCAATGTGCTAAATTAGCTGCTCTAATTTCAGTGCAAGCCAAATGATCTATATTACGAAAATCCAAATCGTTATTGCAATAGTCGAACATGTGAATCATTTCATGTGTTAGAACACCTTGTACCATGCCTTCTTTTTTAGCCATATTCTGACAGACTACAATTTGATTGAGAACAGGATCGTAGCCTCCAGTTACAGAAGAATCACATACCTCACAAGAAATGTGTCTTCTCAAGTCTATTGGACAACCCGAACTTTTTAAAGCGCCCATCATTAATTTAACAAGAGGGCTATTTTTAACACACCAATAAACATTGCGCTCACATTTAATTTTATCCATATTCTCGTGACCTTCGAAGCCCATTAAAATCCTTGACCATTTTGGCTTGAATTCTTCACCACGACGTTCTGGATACAAGTCATAGCCCCACtccttttttgttttcttttcactGGTTGTTTCTGAATTATTGCTTTCTGGCGGGACCTCGGGAGTGGATTTCTTGGAAGATGTATTACTTAGATCTAGCCCTGGTATTTCTTCCTGAGATTTAGCTTCTGCTTTAGTGAAAAATCCCATTTTaagtcaaaattattaaatttttatatcgctataccaattttgttttcattcggCGAGTTAAATAATagtatttttcatttccatATGTTTAACAGCTGTGGTATTATAAATCTTTTAATAGTTGGCAATGCTAACATAATAGTTGGCAATGCTTGTACAAGTTGTAGTGGCAACACCGCGGCTGACATCAGCGGCTGACGTCAgccaaaccattttttttatatgaagtttttACGATTTGAAATTGGGGGGTCTATCGCTGAAAAATCCCATAAGAATTACACAGGCATCAGCAAGTGAGCGGCTGATGTCAGCCAAATTGGCTGATGTCAGCCGGAACATGCTACCAATctggtaacattttattatttctattctATTTTTTCTGCAAAATGCAGAAATGCAACTCTGTTTAGTTTTGAAAGCGCAAAAAATTAAACGCCATTATTAAAAAGAACACAAAGCCGAAAAACTGGACGTCTGaaagattttatttcattagacaaaaattataaatttattcgaatattaaaaaacaattttgatttgaaCAAAATGTCTCAGTTCAATTTCTTTAACGAAATTAATAGTGCACTTACCATGGATGGGGAGATCACTCGTGGACCTGCTCCTCGGTGGCAAAAGAAATTGGAAGCATCCACCGCTAGTTTAAATGGCAGCATAAATGCTACACGTTCCGTACTTTCGGTCTCATATAACACCAGTTTTTCAGGTGTTAATCCACCCACAAAAACACCGGGCAAAAATGCTGAGGGCAAAACAAAGAAGACACCAACACCAAACAAAGGTTCTAAGACGCCAGGCGGAGGTGACAGATTTATACCCAATCGTGGAACTACAAATTTCGAATTAGGTCATTATTTGGTAAGTAGGAATGGACTAAATCTGAATATGCAATTGTTTATTAAGGATATTTCAGATAAAACAAGAACAGGACAAATCGGAAAATGACGAAGAGAATGAAAGCAATTCTAATAATGCCAACAAAATGACGCCAGCTAAGGCTGAAAGGCAAAAATTAATATCAGATTCTATGCAAGTAGCTGATGGTAAAACTACACGAATTCTATCGTATCAAAATAAGGCACCAGCGGCCCCAGAGTCTCATATTAATCCCTTGAAGGTAGTTTATTCCATTAAAACTCCGATATCGACTAAAAGTGGTTCACGTTATATACCCACTACATCCGACCGCATTTTGGATGCTCCGGACATTATTAATGATTATTgtaagtataaaaaaattaataaaagtgaaataaactaaaatactCCATATTTACACAATAGATCTAAACCTGTTGGATTGGAGCGCGGACAACATAGTAACAGTAGCTTTGGGAAATGCGGTTTATCTTTGGAATGCTGTTACCGGTAATATTGAACAATTAGTGGAATATGAGGAGGGTGATCACGCTTGTGCTTTAGCCTGGATTCAAGAGGGACAAATTTTAGCCATTGGTAATAATACTGGAGCTGTGGAACTATGGGACTGTTCTAAAATAAAACGCCTACGTGTTATGGATGGCCACTCGGCACGTGTGGGCTCTTTAGCTTGGAATTCATTTTTGGTATCATCTGGAAGTCGTGATGGCACTATTATACATCACGATGTCAGGGCCCGGGAACATAAAGTAGCTAATCTGGCTGGACATACCCAGGAAGTATGCGGTCTTAAGTGGTCTACTGACTTTAAATACCTTGCCAGTGGCGGCAATGATAACTTGGTAAATGTTTGGACGGCTGCTAGTGGTGGTGTTGGCACTGGCAATGATCCTTTACATGTTCTAAACCAACATCAAGCCGCTGTGCGAGCTTTAGCCTGGTGTCCTTGGCAGCCTAATGTTTTAGCATCCGGTGGCGGTACTGCTGATAGATGTATTAAGTTTTGGAATGTCAATAATGGATCATTAATAAATTCGGTTGATTCCAAGTCCCAGGTATGTGCTTTGTTATGGTCTCGCAACTTTAAGGAACTCATTTCGGCGCATGGTTTTGCTAACAACCAACTTACAATATGGAAATATCCATCGATGGTAAAACAAGCTGAACTGACCGGTCACACCTCAAGAGTTTTGCAAATGGCCTTGTCCCCAGATGGCAGTACAGTTATTAGTGCTGGTGCTGATGAAACTCTACGTTTGTGGAATTGTTTTGCACCTGATCCTCATACAACTAAAAAGTCCAGTTCAGTTACCAGTAAAGCTAAACAAAGTGTTTTTCGTCAGAGTATACGTTAATATGGCGATTAAGACTCTAgcaaatttattgtattttgtttaaatatattttgaacataaaaacaattttttttaagaattttgcttGTGTTCTTTTATAAGTTATATATcccttgattttttttctattttattatttctattatAACATGTAACATTATGACAAAATGCCTTTTTGATAAGTTTGTTAATTATGTATGgcaattgtatttgaatttatctATGTACTATTAATAACttgtaagtttttaaataaaatttaatgatcaATGACAATTTtagaattcttttaaaaaaataatgaagctTTAAAGGTAATAATTCTAAAATACGAAGTCATTTTAAATCAAATCCACAACATACATTGTGGTATggtaaaatttgtaataaataagtAGAGCAACAGAAAacatgtgtgtttttttatgaaGCACGGACtgattgaaatcggtccattatttcatatagGCCCCATAAAAATGATCTCCCGTATTATAACAtttttctcataaatatctGGGGGCTAGTTGAACACGATCGAATGTgcgagatttttttatttttgggattctcttattcgatatcgaataaaatatattgaaaattataatgattatgATCGATAACGATCGAGTTTTTACTCAAACGCTAATAAGCATTTCGATTAGTAGTGCGAAAATTTGCACcctgaaaaaaaactaaataatattcaaaaagcccacttccgcaaatcactcatgaataacaaattattgaaatttttgcatATGTACTCttgtatggtcggtcaagcccgatcgcACATTTTAACAAAGtgatttaaaatcacaaaaaaggTGTAGGAAATCTGAATATAAAGCTGCTTGCCAatgcaacaaatttaattaatttaagatgaaaaatttgtatgagttacatacatatttataatagttattaaaatcacaccgaaaaatactaaaatttcagATTTACAGAACAGACCCAAATCATATGTGATTTAAAAACggttacaaattttaagaatattgatcaaaaaatatttaaattaaacacatGTTTTTGTTACGTTCAGTTAACATATATTCGTCTAAACTTCTTTacagatattttttatttgatatacatatatgtatgcatgtatgtgttaatatatttttctttatttgtatctatatataatattttttacatgaatatTCTATAACATACTACATACTAGTAGACTATTAGTACATTAATACTTAATTTAAAGTGTTATTTACCAATATATAGGccaatgtatttttatttaaggtatatgtatgtatcatctattttaatgtaatttttcattattgtatacgatttgtttatttaatgaatATGTATTGGTATTTGTTAACCTGTAATTACTATATGAGgattatacatatatagtatATGAATTTATGTGAATCTACATatgtacctacatacatacatgaaatGAATTTCATCCGATTTTTTTGCATGATATTACAAATGTCTGAATATATGTTTAATACAtactatgtatatatatatagtgcaattatgtatgtttgtttatatattttacgagTGTAGtgttatgtatacatatatttcactctcttaaattgtatgcaagtatgtgtatatttttgataatgtataaaatattaataaattattgtattcTCTCtgatgtatgtaaatatgtaaattttattttgttgtaggTGTTCTAATTTTATTGCATCTAGGAATCTAAGTTAGTTGATGATTTTTTTAgtatgttattgtttttttttaataagtaatttaaaaaatatttaattttgatccctgctgattttaaaaagaaaatttgtttattttaaaaatcgtaTATAAAAGTTAACATATGAAAACACTGATGGAAAACATTTCGCTtgtaaattaacatatttaaaaagaagtaaGAGTCTTTTATTCGGGTGTACTGAATCTGGGTGCGTTCGTAAATGCAGTAATATTGCATCACTGCAGCAAACTAAAAGTTTAGCGCTCGAAAAAGCATATTTGCCATTATTGCTTGACGTCATACGTTTTTTAATGCTAATTGTTGGCAGTGATGCCGCAAAATTGTGCAACCAAACATCATTTAGTTATCTGTTGCCATAGTTTGCAGGTCGTGGCATCAGTGATgcacaaatttactgcatttacgaacGCACCCCCTTATATACGCTTCACCAAAGTGAAGAataatttttggtaaacaaaattcgagttaaatttttttttttagattttatctaatttttggTCTGAATTTCTTTATATATACGTCAGTGAAAAGTTCTCAGCCATTAGTGGGCATATTTAAATAGTAACAGAACCAGGACTACAcgcgatatattgatgtatctacaatgtatgtaagttattttgcggcttcggaaagttgatttcaacagacaggcgaaCATAGAAATATCGCTTCCGAAATCTatctcaaatgaaaaatgtacaaattaagAAGGATATAAAAATTACATTGATGGAAAATATTTCGCTTTTAAATaaactcatttaaaaacaagtaagagagctatattcggctgtgccaaatcttatacacccttcaccaaattataattcaaaatacaaatatttttaggtaaacaaaatttatttttttttttcaaaagttgttttttttattttttggattttccttatatctcatttgtggaccgattttgctgattttaaataggaaacttctcgaaagcatatctgggacttcaaaaaattgatttcaacatacagacggacatggcttaatcgactccgctatctataaggatccagaatatatatactttatagggtcggaaattttaattttttaattatgggCTCTGTAACAGTACAGTACTGGATCTAATATTTGTGTCTCTAACCCCCATTTACATGAAGTCTAGTTAGctgctaactaatagttatactgtcgtttaaaattatttttgtatgaaaactatcagtataactattagtttaCACATAACCAGACATCGTGTTACTAGgggtaaaacaaattttactttttctaataatttttggtcgaataaatagtattttttttcaaattctgaatattttgtccaatagttttttttacttttaaaatttttatttcatttatttttaatgcctaTAAATTGAAGAACAGTCAAATTCCAAAggatataaataatattaaaaccatttttttccattccgatttaaaaattttaaaataattctgaAGTTTTGCCACTGAAACGATTTATAAGGTAAGGTTAACATTTATTATGGCGGAAAACTCATTAACCAAAGCTGACAAATCTGAAAATTAACTGTGTAAAATAATCCAAAGTGGTGGGAGCATATATTCGACGAAACTCGTTTGGACATTTAAGATTATTGAAACCACCAAGATTTCATTAAATGGTGCGACATGGAAAATGTTTCTTTGTTTGGTGGTTCAGGTGatatgaataaaaatgtataaaaaaacacgCTGTCCGTTCTCTTCTTTTGGATggtatttctataacaaattcaaaaaaataacttttaatcgtTACAATATGGGGGTGATTCgtgcctttttgaatgaaacacaggttttaggataaaaaattattttatttttcaatatagtggcactttgtccaacgtttctccaattttttttataccttcCAACGAATAAGATTTGTAGAGGTTaacaaaataggtattttttgtgagacgaaatcatgtttttttttggaaacaaaatatAGTCACTCGGGCTTAAATCTTGAGAATAGGGAGAGAacaattcgtagcctaattcatagaACTGCACATGTGAGCATTCATGCATTGTCCtggtgaaaaatatattttttttgttgcccaACAAATGTTTGCTgatacaaaattgttaaaaaaaaaaattcgagttaaaatatgttttcccgattttaacacattgtaggtccgaatATCTatgttatatacgtcgttggaaaggtatttgaaatgCCTTTCCATATGTacatgacttagtaatcaagatatagATCAAATAATTGTGATATTTAttacttatatctcagccatttatcgGCTCATttactcgattttaaataaaaaacgaaCCAGGACTATACCCGCGTTatatatcaatcatgtttgtaagttggTAGCTTGGAAAGATAATTGCAACACTCTGCTAACTATAACAATtcagaatatataaactttacGGAGAGAGTCActtatgaaaaatgtggaagtTAAAAAAggatgatgaagggtataaaaatactcacatatataaaacgaaaatataatacaaaactctaaaccatagatgacaactagataTGTAACTGTCTGTTGTTAAAAACCTAAttgatgagaatgtattgccatatattttgttattgtatgacccgtatgtgtgaaaagagagacATTTTTTTAACGTTCTATGTGTTAATTCTATGGTCTAAACCATCAAAAAAACTGTGAAGTTCATACCAatctaaataaacaaaattaaacagcTAGGAATATAGAATCTGGACCCGTTATAATAGATTCCTAATATCACTAACTTTATAAATCTTCGAGGAACTTCTGGCAAGAACCAAATATACATTCAAGGGGTGaggaaattaaacataaaatcaaaatgGGAGGTAACTTCTATAACTTGGATTTGTGAACGAGTTATTTTTTGTCTCTGATTTACTCACACAATAGTTAGAAGCTCATTAGTTAGCCCATACACTTTCATTATAGATACCCGGTTATGTAAATTCTTTAGCTTTTTTGTGGAgtaaaatgtttacatttaatttctataatatttattggaaacatcaaatttttataggcgattttcataaaatcaaaatgtaaattaaaaaattaaaatcagaagaTACGTCCAACAAGTGTGGTTGTTTTAAAGTTGATAGctacttttgaaataaataaaatgcaagtattaatacattatttttagtgttttttgtttgcatttaacaacttatatttgttattttttttattatgacatAAGTGAACTTGTGagagattaaaaatataatttgaaaaaaaaaaatagaaatcaatattaattatgaaaataaccatatatttattttgggGGGTAAAtgagtttaaacaaaaattgtggtTGATGAATTCGATTATTATGCATTTAATTCATTTGggtttattgttaatttaatatatttatataaatacgtttttctaaaatctaatagtttttatttttgttttaattatatatCTCTTATAATATATTTCAAAGTATGTATTAATATTATGCTGTATGTAGTACAtatcatttaataattttaaaaatatttaaagcatattttaaggttaaaaaaaaaacaatgggGTTATTACAAACATTTCAACCATTTGtgttctaataaaaaaaaactactgcatatttttctaataatgatTATTATGGCCTTTATAACTGCcgttaattaaaacaataatcaaatgttttaaaattttttaaattctttcaacAATAGTAGCCCAGCTACTATAAACTATAGCAAAATTATACAatcgaaaattaattttaataattttagtttgtggaaataattataaaaattaaacatgaatagAAAGCATTATTGCACAAAAATCAACGAaaacattataaatattaagtataaacaaatttctttagatacaattttgacatttgttgcatttcattaaacaaaattataaagaacACAAATGGAAAAGTCGTGttaagattaaaataaaaaatatatatgtatgtatatatatatttatatataaaattatattttcctttaataaaaatattatagtatgtatatgttttatagaaaacaacaattttaaagtaataaactaatatattaaaatatattatacaagttttagtttcaaaaattaattgtcGACCCATACAAATACATTGacatgttgaaaataaaaaaaaaaaccattacCCAACagcaaaaacgaaataaatacttttaattaactctaaatattttgtatttttaaagtcattgaaatattacaaaaacttaaaaagtaGTTTCGTAGTATAATTCATTAAATTGCTCAAACGAAATACAAGTTtctatttatttggttttataaaccaaaaattaaaaagtacaaGTTAAGAAACtaacaaaagaaatatattttctttataataatataaaagaagCAATAACCAAAGTATTACGAGCCCATTAGAcattcaaatatatgtatatgacgaCAAGCTTGACGACTAAAAAAAATGGCTTTGAACTAcgtgttaaaatgattttccgAATGTTGCTATattcattatataattttttgcatatttcttgtgaaaattaagaaattctATTCAGAAACGTTCATATAATATGTAttgcatttttatttcaatctCGCAAAATAGcaaatgtcaaaaaagtttGTCGACACGTATGTATGTGaactagaaattttaaaaactggtgGATCACAGTTTCGagaattgaaataatattaattaaaaataattacctTTCTTAAACAGAAAACAAC comes from Calliphora vicina chromosome 2, idCalVici1.1, whole genome shotgun sequence and encodes:
- the LOC135950233 gene encoding mitochondrial inner membrane protease ATP23 homolog → MGFFTKAEAKSQEEIPGLDLSNTSSKKSTPEVPPESNNSETTSEKKTKKEWGYDLYPERRGEEFKPKWSRILMGFEGHENMDKIKCERNVYWCVKNSPLVKLMMGALKSSGCPIDLRRHISCEVCDSSVTGGYDPVLNQIVVCQNMAKKEGMVQGVLTHEMIHMFDYCNNDLDFRNIDHLACTEIRAANLAHCSFLSAMMQGDASLFDIKETHQNCVKSKALASVLAVRNVTRKEAIEAVERVFPKCYNDLEPIGRRIRRNSPDQHRAYMEGPMYGYDVY
- the LOC135951807 gene encoding cell division cycle protein 20 homolog; translation: MSQFNFFNEINSALTMDGEITRGPAPRWQKKLEASTASLNGSINATRSVLSVSYNTSFSGVNPPTKTPGKNAEGKTKKTPTPNKGSKTPGGGDRFIPNRGTTNFELGHYLIKQEQDKSENDEENESNSNNANKMTPAKAERQKLISDSMQVADGKTTRILSYQNKAPAAPESHINPLKVVYSIKTPISTKSGSRYIPTTSDRILDAPDIINDYYLNLLDWSADNIVTVALGNAVYLWNAVTGNIEQLVEYEEGDHACALAWIQEGQILAIGNNTGAVELWDCSKIKRLRVMDGHSARVGSLAWNSFLVSSGSRDGTIIHHDVRAREHKVANLAGHTQEVCGLKWSTDFKYLASGGNDNLVNVWTAASGGVGTGNDPLHVLNQHQAAVRALAWCPWQPNVLASGGGTADRCIKFWNVNNGSLINSVDSKSQVCALLWSRNFKELISAHGFANNQLTIWKYPSMVKQAELTGHTSRVLQMALSPDGSTVISAGADETLRLWNCFAPDPHTTKKSSSVTSKAKQSVFRQSIR